The genomic interval CACGGTCACGTTATAGGCTCGCGCCAGCCGCGTGATCGAGTCCAGCAGGATGACCACGTCGCGCCCGTGCTCGACCAGCCGCTTGGCCTTCTCGATCACCATCTCCGCAACCTGCGTGTGGCGGTCGGCCGGCTCGTCGAACGTGGAAGAGATCACCTCCGCCTCTACGTGCTCCTCCATGTCCGTCACTTCTTCCGGCCGCTCGTCGATCAGCAGCACGATCAGGTGGATTTCCGCATGATTCTCCAGGATCGAGTTCGCGATCTTCTGCATGAGGATCGTTTTCCCCGCCTTGGGCGGCGAGACGATCAGACCGCGCTGCCCCTTGCCGATCGGCACCACCAGGTCCATCAGCCGCATGGAAATGTCGCCCGCCACATTCTCCAGCTTCACCCGCGATTCCGGGTAGCGGGGGCGCAGATTGTCAAAGGCGATGCGGTGCTTGGCGTGCTCCGGATCATCGCCATTCACCGATTCCACCTTCAGCAGCGCCAGGTATCGCTCGCCTTCCTTGGGCGGACGCACCTGACCCAGCACGGTGTCGCCCGTGCGCAGGTCGAAGCGCTTGATCTGCGAAGGACTCACGTAGATGTCGTCCGGGCCGTACAGATAATTCCAGTCCTGGGAGCGCAGGAATCCATACCCTTCCGGCAGGATCTCCAGCACTCCCTCACCCCGGAGCACGACATCGGTGTCGAGCAGGTTCTGCTCGATGCGGAAAATCAGGTCCTGCTTCCGCAGCCCCGAGTAGTTCGAGATGTTCAACTCCTCCGCCATCGCGTGCAGCTCCGCAATGGACTTACTCTTCAGTTCGGCGATGTCCACGGATCACCCCGTACCTGTGTGGTAAGAGAACGACAGGCGAGTACTTGACGCCCTCGGTCCAGGCTCCAAGTGAGTGACAATAAGATCGGAACGAATTCGGCCAGCTACGGTCGGCGAGGCGGCCACGCCTCCGGATGCGGGAGGTTTCGTTCGCGGGTGATACTGCGTAGTTTATCATATTTGGCCCATCCGGTCAAGAGGCAAGCCATCCGGCCAGCAGGCGCGCGGGGCACGCGGTCGGCCCGGGCGCAGGTAACGGCCGCTGTCCGGAGGAATGGCCCGCTCGCAAGACAGACGCTGCGAGGGGCGGGACGCGTGCTCGCAAGTTCCGTACTCGCGAGGGTGGGCGGGGGATGCTTGACAGCCTCGCAGCGCCCGGGAATCTTACAGAACTCGCGATGCACCTCGGCGATCGCTGTGGAGGCGGGCATGGCACGCCATAACCGGGACGGGCGCGGTTCGGATCAGCGCGGCTACGACTACGAGATCAGCTTCCAGCCGGACTGGCTGAACCTGATCAAGGTAA from Gemmatimonadota bacterium carries:
- the rho gene encoding transcription termination factor Rho, producing MDIAELKSKSIAELHAMAEELNISNYSGLRKQDLIFRIEQNLLDTDVVLRGEGVLEILPEGYGFLRSQDWNYLYGPDDIYVSPSQIKRFDLRTGDTVLGQVRPPKEGERYLALLKVESVNGDDPEHAKHRIAFDNLRPRYPESRVKLENVAGDISMRLMDLVVPIGKGQRGLIVSPPKAGKTILMQKIANSILENHAEIHLIVLLIDERPEEVTDMEEHVEAEVISSTFDEPADRHTQVAEMVIEKAKRLVEHGRDVVILLDSITRLARAYNVTVPHSGKILSGGVDAHALHKPKRFFGAARNIEGGGSLTIIATALIETGSRMDEVIFEEFKGTGNMEVVLDRHIADKRIFPAVDINRSGTRKEDLLLDETELNRVYLLRNFLADMPPAEALDFLLDRMRRAKTNKDFLDSMAKG